A stretch of the Heterodontus francisci isolate sHetFra1 chromosome 10, sHetFra1.hap1, whole genome shotgun sequence genome encodes the following:
- the LOC137374260 gene encoding beta-1,3-galactosyltransferase 5-like — MIKNKVTVLLCIFSITFTFFLCVFYLDTLNYNRKVDNTSKRLISKEKGDFLIIPQSNCGDDPPFLVYLVTVSQSQWKERDAIRQTWGRNQRTDGKRTVGYFLLGYNTWYQSTILNESFYYMDIIQKNFTDTYNNLTLKVLMGIEWVHKFCPSVSFVMKTDSDMFVNTYYLTELLSAKNRTHFYTGFIKDKEKPIRYSPSKWYLAKEEYPHSTYPPFCSGTGYVFSGDLAEKIITVSKQIPILKLEDVYIGLCFKKLNVTPVELYPNQPFHDRKVKFSICNFHKLVTSHGVSPTELLIYWRTLGESSKEECWRKMKEFLWS, encoded by the coding sequence ATGATCAAAAACAAAGTTACAGTTTTACTTTGTATATTCTCTATTACTTTTACATTTTTCCTGTGTGTCTTTTACCTGGACACATTAAATTATAATCGCAAAGTCGATAACACAAGTAAAAGATTGATCTCAAAGGAAAAGGGCGACTTTCTGATTATCCCACAGTCAAACTGTGGTGACGACCCTCCATTCCTTGTCTACTTGGTGACTGTCTCACAATCTCAGTGGAAAGAGCGGGATGCCATCCGACAGACTTGGGGCAGAAATCAGCGCACGGATGGGAAAAGAACGGTCGGCTATTTCCTCCTAGGATATAATACGTGGTATCAGTCTACAATCTTAAACGAAAGCTTCTATTACATGGACATAATACAGAAAAATTTCACTGACACATACAATAACCTCACATTGAAAGTGCTGATGGGAATTGAGTGGGTGCACAAATTCTGCCCATCAGTGTCCTTTGTGATGAAAACCGATTCCGATATGTTTGTAAATACTTACTACCTGACGGAACTCCTGTCGGCGAAGAACCGGACACACTTTTACACGGGATTTATTAAGGATAAGGAGAAGCCCATAAGGTACTCACCGAGCAAGTGGTACTTGGCAAAGGAGGAATATCCTCATAGCACCTACCCGCCTTTTTGTTCAGGAACGGGATATGTTTTTTCAGGTGACCTTGCGGAGAAAATCATCACTGTTTCAAAGCAGATTCCGATCCTTAAACTGGAAGATGTCTACATCGGgctgtgttttaaaaagttaaatgtaACTCCAGTGGAGCTGTACCCAAATCAGCCTTTCCATGACAGAAAAGTGAAGTTCTCCATCTGTAACTTTCACAAACTTGTGACTTCTCATGGAGTCAGCCCGACTGAGTTGCTGATTTATTGGAGAACGCTGGGCGAGAGCAGCAAAGAGGAATGTTGGAGAAAAATGAAGGAATTTCTATGGTCATGA